The segment TGGCCGCGGGGTCTCCCTGGGGCACGATGGTGCCGATGATGGCAGCCAGCGCGATCGCAAGGATCAGGACGATGCCAAGCTTGACCGAGGCCCAGAACTTGACGAACGAGGGCCAGAAGGAATTGGCGGCAGGCGGCACGGGGGTCTCGCTGGAGGGGGGGGCTGTGGTCGACATGGGAATCCTTATTAGCGGCCGGGCGGCGAGCTGCGGCGTGACAGGCGCCAAGCCCGGCAGGGTTCTCCGAGGGGGATCCGGATCGGTGCTCCGGTGGGCATTCCGTCAATTCTACGCTGCGGATCCATCCGGGGGCAAGGCGGGCGGCAAAACCGGCGCCGCCGCTGCCCTGAAGGGTACCGCGCGGGGGCGAACGGCGGTATAAGGGGAAACTACCGATTGCGCCGAACGCCCGACGACGTATCATCGAGACAAGCGCCCCAGGATCAAGAAATCTTTACCGAATCGTTTTCCCACGATTGCGCGGGCCCGCATCCGGTCGGTTATAATTTCAAGAGATGAGCCGATTCCTGTGTGATGCAATGCCCCGAGATGGCCGATCGGCTTGAGGAGTTCCAGCCCACGATGCACGTCCTGATGCTCGGCCTGAGCCACCACGCGACCCCGGTCGAAGTCCGAGAGCGCGCGGCCATGTCGGGAAGCAAGCTTCCCGAGACCTACGCGAATTTGTTGCAGCACTCCGAGGTCCTCGAGACGGTCATCCTCTCGACCTGCAACCGCGCCGAGATCTACACCGTCGTCGAGTCGCTCGAGGACGGCAAGGAAGCTCTGCTGTCCTTCATGGAGGACGAGACCGGCCTCTCGCGCGGCGTGCTCGAGGCGTACGCCGAGTTCCTCTCCGACTCCGAGGCCATCACTCACCTCTTCCGCGTGGCCGCCGGCCTGGAGAGCCTGGTGCTCGGCGAGGGCCAGATCCTCAGCCAGGTCAAGGACGCCTACGCGACGTCCCTGGAGCACGGCGGGGCCGGGATCATCCTCGATCGCCTCTTCCGCGCGGCGGTCACCGCGGGCAAGCGCGCCCGCTCCGAGACCGACATCGCCCGCGGGGCCGTCTCGGTCTCCAGCGCCGCGGTCGAGCTCGCCCGCCACACCCTGGGCGACCTCAAGGGGGCCACGGTGCTGCTCTTGGGCGCCGGCAAGATGAGCGAGCTCGCCGCCAAGCTGCTCGGCGGCTACGGCATCGGCCGGGTCGTGGTCTCCAACCGCACCATGGAATCGGCCGAGCAACTCGCGCTCAAGGTCGGCGGCGAGGCGATCCCCTGGATCGACATGGCGGCCACCTTGATCCACGCCGACGTGGTGATCTGCTGCACCGGGGCTCCGCACTACATCCTCTCGGCCTCGGACGTGGCGGGCCGGCTGCGCGAGCGCAGCACGGAGCGCCCCGTCGTGTTCATCGACATCTCGGTGCCGCGCAACCTCGACCCCGAGCTGCGCAACGTGCCTGGCGTCGAGCTGTTCGACATCGACGACCTTCACTCGGTCGCGACGCGCAACCGCGCCGAGCGCGCCGGCATCGTCGACGAGGTCGTGGCCATCCTCGACCACGAGATCTCCGAGTTCCAGACCTGGGTCAAGAACTACCGGCTCACCCCCATGATCACCTCGCTGCGCACCCGGATCGGGTCGCTGCGCGAGACCGAGCTCGCTCGCTTCTGGGGCAAGCACACCGAGGCCTTC is part of the Pantanalinema sp. genome and harbors:
- the hemA gene encoding glutamyl-tRNA reductase — encoded protein: MADRLEEFQPTMHVLMLGLSHHATPVEVRERAAMSGSKLPETYANLLQHSEVLETVILSTCNRAEIYTVVESLEDGKEALLSFMEDETGLSRGVLEAYAEFLSDSEAITHLFRVAAGLESLVLGEGQILSQVKDAYATSLEHGGAGIILDRLFRAAVTAGKRARSETDIARGAVSVSSAAVELARHTLGDLKGATVLLLGAGKMSELAAKLLGGYGIGRVVVSNRTMESAEQLALKVGGEAIPWIDMAATLIHADVVICCTGAPHYILSASDVAGRLRERSTERPVVFIDISVPRNLDPELRNVPGVELFDIDDLHSVATRNRAERAGIVDEVVAILDHEISEFQTWVKNYRLTPMITSLRTRIGSLRETELARFWGKHTEAFTPEQQAMIEDMTQALVNKILHQPTTELKRMTLPQQQRHASALKALFDLKVENLADHYRRKIGERRSRTTPLSL